One region of Wolbachia endosymbiont of Drosophila innubila genomic DNA includes:
- a CDS encoding diacylglycerol kinase — protein sequence MKKGIIRLIKAIQYSCEGIKSAFISEIAFRQELLLFIVCVSILFVLDVSNLERAVMISSLFLVLIVEIVNTAFETTIERISSEQHILSKKVKDLGSAAVFLSLINFLITWMIILIG from the coding sequence ATGAAGAAGGGCATTATTCGTCTAATAAAAGCAATTCAATACTCTTGTGAAGGAATAAAATCAGCTTTTATATCAGAAATTGCGTTCAGACAGGAGTTACTGCTTTTTATAGTATGTGTCTCAATTTTGTTTGTTTTGGATGTAAGTAATCTAGAACGTGCAGTAATGATAAGCAGCCTATTCCTGGTGTTAATTGTGGAAATTGTTAACACTGCTTTTGAAACGACAATTGAGCGTATTTCCAGTGAACAACACATACTTTCAAAAAAGGTGAAAGATCTAGGTAGTGCAGCAGTTTTTCTTTCATTAATTAACTTCCTGATAACATGGATGATAATATTGATAGGTTAA
- a CDS encoding NAD(P)H-dependent flavin oxidoreductase, translating into MLSSLWKKGTDFLSSEFAIMGGAMSWVSERNLVSAISNAGGFGVIACGAMFPDLLKKEIIETQQLTNKPFGVNLITMHPKLSELIDVCIETKVSHIVLAGGLPTKPNIEKIKGAGIKVMCFAPALSLAKRLVKMGVDALIIEGMEAGGHIGPVSTSVLAQEILPHFKNEQIPVFVAGGIGRGEMIVNYLEMGASGCQIGTLFVCTNESIAHKNFKEVFIKSAARNAIPSVQISADFPVIPVRAIANKASDDFMKRQKEVIDEYQKGQISKEDGQLEIEKFWAGALRRAVIDGDVETGSLMAGQSVGMVDKEKPVKEVVDMLVQQAKNHINSKSVEVESPESK; encoded by the coding sequence ATGTTAAGTAGCCTCTGGAAAAAAGGAACAGATTTTCTTAGCAGTGAGTTTGCTATAATGGGTGGTGCTATGAGCTGGGTTTCAGAGAGAAACTTGGTCTCAGCAATCTCAAACGCTGGTGGTTTTGGTGTGATTGCATGTGGTGCAATGTTTCCAGACTTGCTAAAAAAAGAAATCATAGAGACGCAGCAATTAACTAACAAGCCATTTGGTGTAAATCTAATTACTATGCACCCAAAGTTGAGTGAGTTGATAGATGTGTGTATTGAAACGAAAGTGAGCCATATAGTGCTTGCCGGTGGACTGCCAACAAAGCCTAATATAGAAAAAATCAAGGGTGCAGGCATTAAAGTTATGTGCTTTGCACCAGCATTAAGCCTTGCGAAAAGGTTAGTAAAAATGGGAGTAGATGCATTAATAATAGAAGGAATGGAAGCAGGTGGGCATATAGGTCCAGTTAGCACTTCTGTTCTTGCACAAGAGATATTGCCTCATTTTAAAAATGAACAAATACCAGTGTTTGTTGCAGGTGGAATAGGAAGAGGTGAAATGATAGTTAATTACCTGGAAATGGGAGCAAGTGGCTGTCAAATAGGTACATTATTTGTCTGCACTAATGAGTCAATTGCCCACAAAAATTTTAAGGAAGTGTTTATTAAATCGGCCGCACGTAATGCAATACCTTCTGTACAGATAAGTGCTGATTTTCCTGTAATTCCAGTAAGAGCTATAGCCAACAAAGCAAGCGATGACTTTATGAAGCGTCAAAAAGAAGTTATTGATGAATACCAAAAGGGACAGATCTCAAAAGAAGATGGGCAGCTTGAAATAGAAAAATTCTGGGCTGGAGCTTTAAGAAGAGCAGTAATTGATGGAGATGTTGAAACGGGATCTTTAATGGCTGGCCAAAGTGTTGGCATGGTTGATAAGGAAAAGCCTGTAAAAGAAGTAGTGGATATGTTAGTTCAACAAGCAAAGAATCATATTAATAGCAAATCTGTAGAAGTAGAAAGCCCAGAAAGCAAATAG
- a CDS encoding citrate synthase, translating to MDKKVLLELSNGLKIELPVLSGTTGPDVLNIKDLYKMTGLFTYDPGFVSTASCSSTITFIDGDEGVLKYRGHNIADLAENNNFTAVIYLLLYGELPSSEQHKKFLLKIQESSKVSEQVTNVIKAFPKTAHPMSILVACFASLSASYHEKHGNNVNGEDLDFGISAIAQVSTIIAMIYRHINNQEFINANNELSYSENFLKMIFGDAVDNDKSALFAKALDKIFTLHADHEQNASTAAVRLVGSAGSNLFASLSAGVATLWGPAHGGANEAVINMLKEIEQSGDIDKFIEKAKDDKDPFKLMGFGHRVYKNYDPRARILEGACHEVLSKLEQNNELLKIAKKLEEIALKDEYFIVRKLYPNVDFYSGIIMNAIDIPSNMFTPIFALARTTGWVTQWYEMINDKETKICRPRQLYFGK from the coding sequence ATGGATAAAAAAGTGCTATTAGAACTAAGTAATGGATTAAAAATCGAGCTACCTGTATTAAGCGGAACAACAGGTCCTGATGTGTTAAATATCAAGGATTTATATAAGATGACAGGATTATTCACTTACGATCCAGGGTTTGTTTCTACAGCTTCATGCTCTTCTACAATTACATTCATTGATGGAGATGAAGGAGTTCTTAAATATAGGGGACATAATATAGCTGATTTGGCAGAGAATAATAATTTTACTGCTGTGATTTATTTATTGCTCTATGGTGAATTACCCAGTTCAGAGCAACACAAAAAATTTCTTCTCAAAATACAAGAATCATCCAAAGTATCAGAGCAAGTTACAAATGTAATTAAAGCATTTCCAAAAACTGCTCACCCTATGTCAATCTTAGTTGCATGTTTTGCAAGTTTGTCAGCATCTTATCATGAAAAGCATGGCAACAATGTCAATGGTGAAGACCTAGATTTTGGAATTTCTGCAATAGCGCAAGTTTCCACAATTATTGCAATGATTTATAGGCATATCAACAATCAGGAATTCATAAATGCTAACAATGAATTAAGTTACAGTGAAAATTTCTTAAAGATGATATTTGGCGATGCTGTTGATAATGATAAAAGCGCCCTTTTTGCAAAAGCTCTGGATAAAATATTTACTCTCCATGCTGATCATGAACAGAATGCTTCTACGGCGGCTGTCAGATTGGTGGGATCGGCTGGTTCTAATCTGTTTGCAAGCCTCTCTGCAGGAGTTGCTACACTTTGGGGACCAGCACATGGTGGAGCTAATGAGGCAGTTATAAATATGCTAAAAGAGATAGAGCAAAGTGGAGATATAGATAAATTCATCGAAAAAGCTAAAGATGATAAAGATCCATTTAAATTGATGGGATTTGGACATCGTGTTTATAAAAATTATGATCCGCGCGCGCGTATATTGGAAGGCGCTTGCCATGAGGTTCTAAGTAAACTAGAACAAAATAATGAACTGCTTAAAATTGCAAAAAAACTTGAAGAAATAGCTTTAAAGGATGAATATTTTATCGTGCGTAAGTTATATCCAAATGTTGATTTTTACTCAGGTATAATAATGAATGCTATTGATATCCCCTCAAATATGTTCACGCCTATTTTTGCACTTGCAAGAACCACTGGTTGGGTTACTCAGTGGTATGAAATGATAAATGATAAAGAAACTAAGATCTGTAGACCAAGGCAACTCTATTTTGGTAAATAA
- a CDS encoding acyl-CoA carboxylase subunit beta: MQDFKILENLKTKALEAEKGGGSDRITKQHEKGKLTARERLSILLDESSFAEYDKFVKHHANDFGMQNANFLGDGVVIGHGTIYGRKVFVYSQDFTVFGGSLGASHAKKICKIMDMAINARVPIIGLNDSGGARIQEGVNSLAGYGEIFQRNVNASGVIPQISLIMGPCAGGAVYSPALTDFTFMVKNSSYMFITGPDVVKKVTYEDVSFEDLGGAKIHTSKTGVADFAFNNDVEMLLKMREFFTFLPANNQESPKSAPICNDVDDIDESLNTLIPTNPNTPYDMYELIEKVCDERNFFELKPDFARNIITGFGRIGGNTVGIVANQPMHLAGCLDIDSSRKAARFVRFCDAFNIPIITLIDVPGFLPGTNQEYNNIIQHGAKLLYAYAEATVPKISLITRKAYGGAYIVMNSKHLKGDINYAWPTAEIAVMGPESAVEIIFRHEKDQQTLIKEYKEKFANPFFAASYGYIDDIIVPSKTRYHFCKALELLKNKKVERIWKKHDNLPL; encoded by the coding sequence ATGCAAGACTTTAAAATACTAGAAAATCTAAAAACCAAAGCACTAGAAGCTGAAAAAGGAGGCGGTTCTGACAGGATTACCAAACAACATGAAAAAGGGAAATTAACTGCTAGAGAAAGGCTCAGTATATTGCTCGATGAAAGTTCTTTTGCAGAATACGATAAATTCGTAAAACATCATGCAAATGATTTTGGCATGCAAAATGCTAATTTTTTAGGTGATGGGGTAGTGATTGGTCATGGTACTATTTATGGCAGAAAAGTTTTTGTTTATTCTCAGGATTTTACTGTCTTTGGTGGTTCACTTGGTGCGTCACATGCAAAAAAAATATGCAAAATTATGGATATGGCAATTAATGCCAGAGTTCCAATTATCGGACTAAATGATTCTGGTGGAGCCAGAATTCAGGAAGGAGTAAATTCTCTTGCTGGTTATGGAGAAATTTTTCAAAGAAACGTAAATGCATCGGGTGTTATACCACAAATTTCTTTAATTATGGGCCCATGTGCAGGAGGTGCAGTTTATTCCCCAGCATTAACTGACTTTACTTTCATGGTGAAAAACAGTTCATATATGTTTATAACCGGGCCAGATGTAGTAAAAAAGGTTACCTACGAAGATGTAAGTTTCGAAGACCTCGGTGGAGCAAAAATTCATACAAGCAAAACAGGAGTAGCGGATTTTGCATTCAATAATGATGTTGAAATGCTGCTAAAAATGCGTGAATTCTTTACTTTCTTACCAGCAAATAATCAAGAATCACCAAAATCTGCACCAATCTGTAATGATGTTGACGACATTGATGAATCCTTAAACACTCTAATTCCTACCAATCCTAATACTCCTTATGATATGTATGAACTCATTGAAAAAGTTTGTGATGAAAGGAATTTCTTTGAACTGAAACCTGATTTTGCTCGTAATATCATAACTGGTTTTGGTAGAATTGGAGGAAATACTGTCGGTATTGTTGCAAATCAACCTATGCACCTTGCAGGATGTTTGGATATTGATTCTTCAAGAAAAGCTGCGAGGTTTGTAAGGTTTTGTGACGCATTTAACATTCCGATCATCACACTTATTGATGTTCCAGGATTTTTGCCGGGTACAAATCAAGAATACAATAATATAATACAACACGGAGCGAAACTGCTTTACGCTTACGCTGAAGCGACCGTGCCGAAAATTAGCCTTATCACTAGAAAAGCGTATGGTGGTGCATACATTGTTATGAATTCGAAACATCTAAAAGGTGATATAAATTATGCCTGGCCAACTGCTGAAATAGCTGTGATGGGCCCTGAAAGTGCAGTTGAGATTATATTTCGACACGAAAAAGATCAGCAAACGTTAATTAAAGAATATAAAGAAAAATTTGCTAACCCATTTTTTGCTGCATCATATGGATACATTGATGACATTATAGTGCCAAGTAAAACAAGGTATCACTTTTGTAAAGCATTAGAGCTACTCAAAAACAAGAAGGTAGAAAGGATATGGAAAAAGCATGACAACTTACCTCTGTAA
- a CDS encoding RluA family pseudouridine synthase — protein MTIDYSIITLSVNNDKEKLRLDTYIAEKCNISRSKAQRLIQNEQVKLLGTPIINNDYIVKPDEEYVVHLVQPDISTSIEPNYDIKLNIVYEDEDIIVLSKQSGLTVHPGAGTNNDTLLNAVIAHLNVRPGIVHRLDKDTSGLMVIAKNEAAHSFLSELLSNRKIKREYLAVVWGTLSSQQGTIKTNIAPKRGNKEMMCVTKITGKLAITHYLVQKVIGQVSLVKCTLETGRTHQIRVHMSHIGHSIVGDQVYGKNSSKSTKYAKNSSFIRNFNRQALHAYTLGLYHPKSKEYMEFVSDLPQDIKTLIGEFDNIS, from the coding sequence ATCACTATAGATTACTCAATAATAACCTTAAGTGTTAATAATGATAAAGAGAAATTAAGGTTAGACACCTATATAGCTGAAAAATGCAACATATCACGCAGCAAAGCGCAAAGATTGATACAAAATGAGCAGGTGAAATTACTTGGCACACCGATAATTAATAATGACTACATAGTAAAACCAGATGAAGAATATGTGGTGCATCTCGTTCAACCTGACATATCCACATCAATTGAGCCTAATTATGACATAAAACTTAATATCGTCTATGAAGATGAGGACATTATAGTTCTGAGTAAACAAAGTGGATTAACAGTGCACCCAGGTGCTGGGACAAACAATGATACGCTTTTGAACGCAGTTATCGCTCACCTTAATGTAAGACCAGGAATTGTTCATAGACTCGATAAAGATACTAGTGGGCTAATGGTAATTGCAAAAAATGAAGCAGCCCATAGTTTTTTGTCTGAATTGTTATCGAATCGCAAAATAAAGCGGGAATACTTAGCAGTAGTTTGGGGAACATTATCTTCTCAGCAAGGCACGATAAAAACTAACATTGCTCCCAAACGCGGTAATAAAGAAATGATGTGTGTAACAAAAATCACAGGCAAATTAGCAATCACTCACTATTTAGTGCAAAAAGTTATAGGACAAGTAAGCCTCGTTAAATGCACTTTAGAGACAGGCAGAACACACCAAATTCGAGTCCACATGAGCCACATAGGACATTCCATAGTTGGTGATCAAGTTTATGGAAAAAATAGTAGTAAAAGCACAAAATATGCTAAAAACTCTAGTTTCATTCGTAATTTCAATAGACAAGCACTACATGCTTATACACTGGGCTTATACCACCCAAAAAGTAAGGAATACATGGAATTTGTCTCTGATTTACCGCAAGATATAAAAACTTTAATTGGTGAGTTTGACAACATATCTTAA
- a CDS encoding lysophospholipid acyltransferase family protein, translating to MISSLLFNFFLILWEVFYTFITLPVIFFSECVITIFLVCSVRVVLFMLRLLCGIKYEVRGMENIPKQPFIIASKHQSPFETFIFILLFRKAVFILKRELKWIPFIGLHLIALKMIFINRSDGISSIRHIIKLAKMRIKENRSIIIFPEGTRTTINQNIKYQPGIAALYSVLSVPVLPVALNTGLFWPKSILSLRKNPGKAVIEILPPIYPGLNKNEFLQSLEKIIEERSSRLTIGKTDIAN from the coding sequence GTGATTTCAAGTTTATTGTTTAATTTCTTTCTTATATTATGGGAGGTATTCTATACTTTCATTACTCTCCCTGTAATTTTCTTTTCTGAGTGTGTAATAACCATTTTCCTCGTCTGTTCGGTGAGAGTTGTATTATTCATGCTGCGTTTATTATGTGGCATTAAATATGAAGTGAGGGGAATGGAAAACATCCCTAAGCAACCTTTTATCATTGCATCTAAACACCAATCTCCATTTGAAACATTTATTTTTATACTACTATTTAGAAAAGCGGTTTTTATTTTAAAACGTGAATTGAAATGGATTCCATTCATTGGTTTGCATCTTATAGCGCTGAAAATGATTTTTATTAACCGTTCAGATGGTATCAGTTCTATACGCCATATAATCAAACTAGCAAAAATGCGTATAAAAGAAAATAGAAGCATAATAATATTTCCTGAAGGTACAAGAACAACTATAAACCAAAATATAAAATATCAACCAGGTATTGCTGCTTTATATAGCGTATTATCTGTTCCTGTGTTACCGGTTGCTTTAAACACTGGTTTGTTTTGGCCAAAAAGCATACTTTCTCTGAGAAAGAATCCCGGAAAGGCAGTAATAGAAATATTGCCCCCAATATATCCTGGGTTAAACAAAAATGAATTCTTGCAAAGTTTAGAAAAAATTATTGAAGAGAGAAGCAGTAGATTAACCATAGGAAAAACTGATATTGCAAATTAA
- a CDS encoding tyrosine recombinase, with protein MKNKQSQNKKENLYITYYIDALASERSAAQNTLESYRSDLHQFEEFLLESGTTLVGVNKTNIKDYVKSLCTQKKYKSSSISRKISAMKNFYKCLFNDGIIDFNPAPANDAELKNPKVSRPLPKYLSVEEIFLLMDTVRKSASESNKEISSKRLCAILDILYSSGMRVSELISMKLCEVSHLINSNNKECYIIIKGKSGRERQILFNEQALQSLRNYLSVRDNLISKEKESDWLFPGDKPNKPITRQRVGQLMKELARKCNIDENKISPHAVRHSFATHLLNSGVNIVLIQKVLGHTNLSTTQIYTHIANEKLKDKLADSHPITQMINN; from the coding sequence ATGAAAAATAAACAGTCGCAAAATAAAAAAGAAAATCTTTACATAACATATTACATAGATGCTTTAGCTTCAGAGAGGTCCGCTGCACAAAATACTCTGGAAAGTTATCGTTCGGATTTACACCAGTTTGAAGAATTTTTATTGGAAAGCGGCACTACCTTGGTTGGTGTAAACAAAACCAATATTAAAGATTATGTGAAATCTTTATGTACACAAAAAAAATATAAAAGTAGCTCTATATCAAGAAAAATATCCGCTATGAAAAATTTTTACAAGTGTCTATTTAATGACGGAATAATAGATTTTAATCCAGCGCCGGCTAATGATGCTGAATTAAAGAATCCAAAAGTTTCTCGTCCTTTGCCTAAGTATTTAAGTGTCGAAGAAATATTTTTGCTAATGGACACAGTGAGAAAATCAGCAAGCGAATCGAATAAAGAGATAAGCAGTAAAAGGCTATGTGCGATTTTAGATATCCTTTACTCTTCTGGAATGCGTGTTTCTGAACTAATTAGTATGAAATTATGTGAAGTGTCACATTTAATAAACAGTAATAACAAAGAATGCTATATAATAATAAAAGGAAAAAGTGGTAGAGAGAGGCAAATTCTTTTTAATGAACAAGCATTGCAGAGCCTTAGAAATTATTTATCAGTTCGTGATAATCTGATCTCTAAAGAAAAGGAATCCGATTGGCTATTCCCAGGTGATAAACCTAATAAACCAATTACAAGGCAGAGGGTCGGTCAATTAATGAAGGAGTTGGCAAGAAAATGCAATATTGATGAAAATAAGATCTCTCCACACGCGGTTAGGCATTCTTTTGCTACCCATCTACTAAATAGCGGAGTAAATATTGTGTTGATACAGAAAGTTCTTGGCCATACTAACCTTTCTACAACACAAATATATACTCATATTGCTAACGAAAAGTTAAAGGACAAATTAGCTGATTCGCATCCTATTACTCAGATGATCAATAATTAA
- the pdxH gene encoding pyridoxamine 5'-phosphate oxidase, which produces MIFSLEKDPFDLFSKWYKAVLNSPCEQPAAMTLATCSKDCIPSARVVLLKEYSKEGFVFFTNVNSKKGKELTENPKAALVFHWIEFARQVRIEGEVKLLNDERTDKYFSSRALGSQISAWCSKQSSILKDWQDFEQAIKLKEKEFHNTQVSRPDFWVGFCVIPKVIEFWQEGEYRKHIRFRYTLVEGSDWKVEQLYP; this is translated from the coding sequence ATGATATTTTCACTTGAAAAAGATCCATTTGATTTGTTTTCAAAGTGGTACAAAGCAGTACTTAATTCTCCGTGTGAACAACCAGCTGCAATGACGCTAGCAACTTGTAGCAAAGACTGTATTCCATCTGCAAGAGTGGTATTACTAAAGGAATATAGCAAAGAAGGTTTTGTGTTTTTCACTAACGTAAACAGTAAAAAAGGGAAAGAATTGACTGAGAACCCCAAAGCTGCGTTAGTGTTTCATTGGATAGAATTTGCTAGGCAAGTGCGAATTGAAGGAGAGGTTAAACTTCTAAACGATGAAAGAACTGACAAATACTTCTCTTCTCGAGCGCTGGGTAGTCAAATTAGCGCATGGTGCTCAAAACAATCGAGCATTCTGAAAGATTGGCAAGATTTTGAGCAAGCTATAAAATTGAAGGAAAAAGAATTTCACAATACACAAGTTTCTCGTCCTGATTTTTGGGTGGGATTTTGCGTAATCCCAAAAGTAATTGAATTTTGGCAAGAAGGTGAATATAGGAAGCATATTAGATTTAGATACACTCTTGTTGAGGGAAGCGATTGGAAAGTGGAACAACTATATCCTTAA
- the rpsT gene encoding 30S ribosomal protein S20, with protein MANHKSAKKMIKVIAKRTLINKMRKSKTRTAIRNLVDIIKSGDKENVVLAFRNAESNLHKCVNKGVIHRNTAARKISRLNAKVKALMTA; from the coding sequence ATGGCAAATCATAAGAGTGCTAAAAAAATGATAAAGGTAATAGCAAAGCGCACTTTAATAAATAAGATGCGGAAAAGTAAAACTCGCACTGCTATTAGAAATTTGGTTGATATAATCAAGTCTGGCGACAAAGAAAATGTTGTTCTGGCATTTCGGAATGCTGAATCTAATTTACACAAGTGTGTGAATAAAGGTGTTATTCATAGGAATACCGCTGCGCGTAAAATAAGTCGCTTAAATGCAAAAGTAAAAGCATTGATGACCGCTTAA
- the mutM gene encoding bifunctional DNA-formamidopyrimidine glycosylase/DNA-(apurinic or apyrimidinic site) lyase — protein sequence MPELPEVEVISNFLLDKIKNKQISNVIVNNWNLRAPITKNIDDMLKGKVIRNIKRRGKYTIWNTDGSVAVIIHLGMSGKLIYADHDQMRNKHDHVVFLFSDNTSIIFNDPRRFGLVIVLNKEQETDFFSDFGIEPLTDEFSGDYLQELLKNKKVNIKSALMDNKSIVGVGNIYASESLFRARISPLRSAKNLTYRECEKLAAEIKNTLSDAIAAGGSTLKDYAQPSGSAGYFQNNFYVYGKVQKPCKICNNIITLIRQNGRSTYFCNACQN from the coding sequence ATGCCAGAACTACCGGAAGTGGAAGTAATCTCTAATTTTTTGCTTGATAAAATTAAAAACAAGCAAATCAGTAATGTTATAGTGAATAATTGGAATTTACGTGCCCCAATAACAAAAAATATTGATGATATGCTAAAGGGCAAAGTCATACGCAACATCAAGCGTAGAGGTAAGTATACCATCTGGAATACAGATGGTAGTGTGGCTGTAATCATACATCTTGGCATGAGCGGAAAGCTTATATATGCTGACCACGATCAAATGCGGAATAAGCATGATCACGTGGTATTTTTATTTTCTGACAATACTTCAATAATTTTTAATGACCCAAGAAGATTTGGATTAGTTATCGTTTTAAATAAAGAACAAGAAACGGATTTTTTTAGCGATTTTGGAATAGAGCCCCTCACGGATGAATTCAGTGGAGACTATTTACAGGAGTTGCTGAAAAACAAAAAAGTGAATATCAAATCAGCGTTAATGGACAATAAATCAATAGTTGGCGTAGGCAACATATATGCTTCTGAGAGCTTGTTTAGAGCCCGTATATCACCACTCAGGTCAGCAAAAAACTTGACCTATAGAGAGTGCGAAAAACTTGCTGCTGAAATAAAAAATACTCTGAGTGATGCAATTGCTGCAGGTGGTTCAACACTGAAAGATTATGCACAGCCATCTGGATCTGCTGGATACTTTCAAAATAACTTTTACGTATATGGTAAAGTTCAAAAACCTTGCAAGATTTGCAATAATATCATAACACTTATACGACAAAATGGCCGTAGCACTTATTTTTGCAACGCGTGCCAGAATTAA
- a CDS encoding phosphoglycerate kinase, translating to MNIPSIENCDLHNKTVLLRVDFNVPIKDGEIRDVTRILRALPTIQYLVNASAKIIIISHFGRPKARDNNLSLKNVIDTLSQLLNKKVKFIDDCFGEKVQRAVSVMDAGDIILLENLRFYKEEEQSDSNFAKQLASLADIYVNDAFSCSHRAHASISRITEFLPSYAGFCLQDELKYLEKAVSFKAKPITAIVGGAKISTKIKVLMKLTEKVNYLVLGGAIANNFLSFSKVNIGKSFFQNGVDDLLHNILETANKNNCKIVVPEDVLVAVNSDYSTSISRRTESILDGDIILDIGSQTLSTISSIIASSKTLLWNGPIGVFEHSVFASGTIGVMKIVSDLTHKGKLTSIIGGGDSLSAISAAGLADKDFTYVSTGGGAFLDWLSGDEMPGVAALQKRLD from the coding sequence ATGAATATACCTAGTATAGAAAATTGTGATCTTCACAATAAAACCGTCTTACTCAGAGTTGACTTCAATGTTCCTATAAAAGATGGAGAAATTCGTGACGTCACTCGTATTTTGAGAGCATTGCCTACTATTCAGTATTTAGTGAATGCGAGTGCAAAGATTATTATTATATCACATTTTGGACGCCCAAAGGCCAGAGACAATAATCTGTCGCTAAAAAATGTAATTGACACTTTATCGCAGTTACTAAATAAAAAAGTGAAATTCATTGACGATTGCTTTGGTGAAAAAGTACAAAGAGCAGTAAGTGTTATGGATGCAGGAGATATAATATTACTAGAGAATCTAAGATTTTATAAAGAGGAAGAGCAAAGTGACTCAAATTTTGCCAAACAACTAGCATCTCTAGCGGATATATATGTAAATGATGCATTTTCTTGCTCTCACAGAGCTCACGCTTCTATTTCACGCATTACAGAATTTTTACCCTCTTATGCAGGGTTTTGCTTGCAAGATGAGCTAAAGTATCTTGAAAAAGCTGTATCGTTTAAAGCTAAACCTATTACTGCGATAGTTGGGGGAGCTAAAATATCAACTAAAATAAAAGTGCTTATGAAGCTAACAGAAAAGGTTAATTACCTAGTTCTAGGTGGTGCAATAGCCAATAATTTTTTGTCATTTAGCAAAGTAAATATAGGGAAATCTTTCTTTCAAAATGGTGTTGACGACCTTCTGCATAATATTCTTGAAACAGCAAATAAAAACAATTGCAAAATAGTTGTGCCAGAAGACGTTCTGGTTGCAGTAAACTCTGATTACAGCACTAGTATTTCAAGAAGAACTGAGTCCATTTTGGACGGTGATATAATTTTGGATATCGGATCACAAACTTTGAGTACAATAAGCAGTATAATAGCAAGCAGTAAGACTCTGCTGTGGAATGGACCTATTGGTGTTTTTGAACATTCAGTTTTTGCAAGCGGTACAATAGGGGTAATGAAAATCGTAAGTGACTTAACGCACAAAGGAAAGTTAACCAGCATAATAGGGGGAGGCGATAGTCTATCTGCAATAAGCGCTGCAGGCCTTGCCGATAAGGATTTTACATATGTTTCCACTGGTGGAGGAGCATTTTTAGATTGGTTAAGTGGCGATGAAATGCCGGGAGTTGCTGCTCTGCAAAAACGATTAGATTAA
- a CDS encoding cytochrome b: MGDDKYSLGLRVIHWLMAVFIIGMLCSGLYMKSLPLSNEIKFNIYAIHKACGITILGLIIVRIFFRVFTYVPPLPANFSRFVINISKAVHFGLYSLMVLMPLSGYVMSSASGKQIKYFFHIPLLINQNKDLANTANELHSMLAYFMVLFIILHILGALKHTFIDKQNIFKRMI; encoded by the coding sequence ATGGGAGACGATAAATATAGCCTAGGTTTAAGAGTTATCCATTGGTTGATGGCTGTTTTTATTATCGGTATGCTTTGTTCTGGACTTTATATGAAAAGCCTGCCACTTAGCAATGAAATTAAGTTCAACATATACGCTATTCATAAGGCTTGCGGTATCACTATTCTTGGATTAATCATAGTACGCATATTTTTTCGCGTCTTTACTTATGTTCCACCACTTCCAGCAAATTTTTCTCGGTTTGTAATCAATATAAGTAAAGCAGTACACTTTGGTTTATATTCTTTGATGGTGCTAATGCCACTATCTGGCTATGTCATGTCTTCTGCTTCTGGCAAACAGATCAAATATTTTTTTCATATCCCTTTGTTGATTAATCAAAACAAAGATCTAGCTAACACGGCTAACGAGCTACATTCGATGCTTGCATATTTTATGGTACTCTTTATAATCTTACATATACTTGGCGCCTTAAAACACACATTTATAGATAAACAAAACATTTTTAAACGTATGATATAG